A stretch of Alkalicella caledoniensis DNA encodes these proteins:
- the rpoZ gene encoding DNA-directed RNA polymerase subunit omega — MIYPSIDKLLTKVDNKYSLVVIAARRSRELLAGSEKLLESRGKKTVGTALEEVMGDKITYRRLVENKLK; from the coding sequence ATGATATACCCATCAATTGATAAACTGTTAACTAAGGTAGACAATAAATACAGTCTAGTGGTTATAGCCGCTAGAAGATCCCGTGAACTTTTGGCAGGTAGCGAAAAACTATTGGAAAGTAGGGGTAAGAAAACAGTAGGAACCGCTCTTGAAGAGGTTATGGGTGATAAAATAACTTATAGACGCCTTGTAGAAAATAAACTTAAGTAG
- the gmk gene encoding guanylate kinase, with the protein MSQEGLLLVVSGPSGAGKGTVCKSLLQKCSEIKYSTSVTTRKPRKGEEHGVNYFFTSVEEFQDMIKNNQLLEWAKVYDNYYGTPTEFVIETLKSGQDVILEIDVEGAKQIFKNFPNGVFIFLLPPSMEELASRIYKRGTDSKEVIEKRLAAAQGEIDQLINYNYVVLNDEVEKATEKIQSIIIAEKCKVNRNKVLKEEYWK; encoded by the coding sequence ATGTCACAAGAAGGATTACTATTAGTAGTTTCTGGACCATCAGGAGCAGGAAAAGGGACAGTATGCAAATCATTACTCCAAAAATGTAGTGAAATAAAATACTCAACTTCTGTTACAACAAGGAAACCCCGAAAGGGAGAAGAACATGGAGTAAATTATTTTTTCACATCTGTGGAAGAGTTTCAAGACATGATAAAAAATAACCAGCTCTTAGAATGGGCTAAGGTTTATGATAACTATTATGGAACTCCAACTGAATTTGTTATAGAGACTCTAAAATCTGGGCAAGATGTTATATTGGAGATTGATGTTGAAGGTGCAAAGCAAATATTTAAAAACTTTCCTAATGGGGTCTTTATATTTTTGTTACCACCGTCCATGGAAGAATTAGCAAGCAGAATATACAAACGTGGCACTGACTCAAAAGAGGTTATAGAAAAAAGGCTAGCCGCTGCCCAAGGTGAGATAGACCAGCTTATAAACTATAACTATGTTGTGCTAAACGATGAAGTTGAAAAAGCAACTGAAAAAATCCAATCAATCATAATTGCTGAAAAATGCAAGGTAAACCGAAATAAAGTCCTTAAGGAGGAATATTGGAAATGA
- the remA gene encoding extracellular matrix/biofilm regulator RemA has protein sequence MDIKLINIGFGNIVSANRIVAIVSPESAPIKRIIQEARDKGMLIDATYGRRTRAVVITDSEHIILSAVQPETVAQRLQSKESNQSNDQSQEEE, from the coding sequence ATGGATATTAAATTAATTAATATAGGATTTGGCAACATAGTATCAGCAAATAGAATTGTGGCTATAGTCAGTCCTGAGTCAGCTCCTATTAAAAGAATAATACAAGAAGCAAGGGATAAGGGTATGCTTATTGATGCAACTTATGGTAGAAGGACACGGGCTGTTGTTATTACAGACAGTGAACATATTATTCTTTCTGCTGTTCAGCCAGAAACCGTGGCACAAAGACTGCAATCTAAAGAATCAAACCAAAGTAATGATCAGAGTCAAGAGGAAGAATAG
- the coaBC gene encoding bifunctional phosphopantothenoylcysteine decarboxylase/phosphopantothenate--cysteine ligase CoaBC, which yields MGKRGTVVLGVTGGIAAYKAADLVSKLKKADFDVFVILTKHGREFVTETTFQSLSQNQVYMDMFNLPQWNTEHIALAKRAELFIVAPATANVIGKVSTGIADDLLTTTIMATKAPVVFAPAMNTNMYENPIVQRNILDLKGLGYCFIEPNAGRLACGDVGKGKMAEPQQILDYVEDFFDKSEKPKPLNGKKILITAGPTREAIDPFRYITNYSSGKMGYALAIEAVNLGAQVTLISGPTNLEVPKNVNYYPITSATQMHEKVIEKFTDTDIVIMAAAVSDYRPKDYSKNKLKKETFNSIELAKNTDILMELGKNKKGKILVGFAAESINLKEYALEKLKKKNLDMIVVNEIGKEESGFNADTNKIAIIEDNGIIEELPLLTKSQCANEILKKIIQKIQQD from the coding sequence ATGGGGAAAAGAGGAACAGTGGTCCTAGGTGTTACAGGAGGTATTGCTGCTTATAAAGCTGCAGATTTAGTCAGTAAGCTAAAGAAGGCTGACTTTGATGTTTTTGTAATACTAACTAAACACGGGAGGGAATTTGTCACAGAAACAACTTTCCAATCCCTTTCTCAAAATCAGGTTTATATGGATATGTTCAATCTTCCACAGTGGAATACTGAGCATATTGCCCTTGCTAAAAGAGCAGAACTATTTATTGTTGCTCCAGCAACAGCTAATGTCATTGGAAAAGTTTCTACAGGGATTGCCGATGACTTACTTACAACCACAATTATGGCTACAAAAGCACCTGTTGTATTTGCTCCTGCCATGAACACCAATATGTATGAAAATCCTATAGTACAAAGAAATATCCTAGATCTTAAAGGCTTAGGGTATTGCTTTATTGAGCCTAACGCTGGAAGATTAGCCTGTGGTGATGTGGGTAAAGGAAAAATGGCAGAACCTCAACAAATACTTGATTATGTTGAGGATTTCTTTGATAAAAGTGAAAAGCCTAAACCCTTAAATGGCAAAAAAATATTAATTACTGCGGGACCCACAAGGGAAGCCATAGATCCATTTCGTTATATAACAAACTATTCCAGTGGAAAAATGGGCTACGCCTTGGCTATAGAAGCAGTAAATTTAGGCGCCCAGGTGACTTTGATAAGTGGACCTACAAATTTAGAAGTTCCTAAAAATGTAAACTACTATCCTATAACTTCTGCAACTCAGATGCACGAGAAGGTTATTGAAAAGTTCACTGACACAGATATAGTTATCATGGCTGCAGCTGTTTCTGACTACAGACCTAAGGATTACAGCAAAAATAAGCTTAAAAAGGAAACATTTAATTCCATAGAACTGGCTAAGAACACTGATATACTTATGGAACTTGGCAAAAATAAAAAAGGAAAGATTTTAGTGGGTTTTGCTGCTGAATCAATAAATCTAAAGGAATACGCTTTGGAAAAGCTGAAAAAGAAAAACCTAGACATGATAGTGGTAAATGAAATCGGTAAAGAAGAATCGGGATTTAACGCAGATACCAATAAAATCGCGATCATTGAAGATAATGGGATAATAGAGGAGTTGCCATTGTTAACAAAATCACAATGTGCCAATGAAATTCTTAAAAAAATTATTCAAAAAATACAACAAGACTGA